The following coding sequences lie in one Spirosoma sp. KUDC1026 genomic window:
- the nusB gene encoding transcription antitermination factor NusB, with the protein MQALYALRQAEFSNQQLALDGIADLFQPDLNSMEPQNKRQLEGFRKLAGLLFEEAVKANQPAKDDDAPTKVLKAANDGYVFYQIRSKKDQQHLAQMMIKQVNGIYEDYIRVLSLLVELGHAAQVDSERKYRDVDETPFPFESTLNDNMVIQALASHQPLQNEMLRQGIAWADDLGFIRKALREVLKTDDTYRAYCEQRTHTEDEDQALVQYVLRTLVFKSDTIRDYLAEIDLSWTENSEVVRGLAIRTLKSAQTPAGLKLEPLTDDWEEDERFLNTLFDQSLKNDADYEQLLADQLKNWDVERVAVLDKIILKLAVCELLNFPGIPVKVTINEYIELAKAYSTPKSGKFVNGILDNLSEKLQASGRLRKSGRGLLDNK; encoded by the coding sequence ATGCAGGCGCTGTATGCGCTTCGGCAGGCAGAATTTTCTAACCAGCAATTAGCCCTCGATGGTATCGCCGATCTGTTTCAGCCCGATCTGAACTCGATGGAGCCTCAGAACAAACGACAACTCGAAGGTTTCCGTAAGCTGGCCGGTCTTCTGTTTGAAGAAGCCGTTAAAGCCAATCAGCCCGCTAAGGACGACGACGCTCCGACCAAAGTCCTCAAAGCCGCCAACGACGGTTACGTCTTTTACCAGATCCGCTCGAAAAAGGATCAGCAGCATCTGGCGCAGATGATGATCAAGCAGGTAAACGGCATTTACGAAGATTACATCCGGGTTCTTTCGCTGCTGGTTGAACTGGGACACGCGGCTCAGGTCGACAGTGAACGGAAATACCGCGACGTTGACGAAACGCCCTTCCCCTTCGAATCAACGCTGAACGACAACATGGTTATTCAGGCACTGGCCAGTCACCAGCCGTTGCAGAACGAGATGCTTCGGCAGGGTATCGCCTGGGCCGACGATCTGGGCTTCATCCGCAAAGCCCTTCGTGAAGTACTGAAAACTGACGATACGTACCGGGCGTACTGCGAACAGCGGACGCATACCGAAGACGAAGACCAGGCCTTGGTGCAGTACGTACTGCGGACGCTTGTTTTCAAGAGCGACACCATCCGGGATTACCTCGCTGAAATCGACCTGAGCTGGACTGAAAACAGCGAAGTAGTACGTGGTCTGGCCATCCGGACGCTCAAATCAGCTCAGACGCCGGCGGGCCTGAAGCTGGAGCCCCTCACCGACGATTGGGAGGAAGACGAGCGTTTTTTAAACACTTTATTCGATCAATCACTGAAAAATGACGCCGATTACGAGCAGTTACTGGCCGATCAGCTAAAAAACTGGGATGTTGAGCGCGTAGCCGTTCTCGACAAAATTATCCTGAAACTGGCGGTCTGTGAGCTACTTAACTTCCCCGGAATCCCCGTTAAGGTCACCATCAACGAATATATCGAACTGGCAAAAGCCTACAGTACGCCCAAAAGCGGTAAATTTGTGAACGGAATTCTGGATAACCTCTCCGAAAAGCTGCAGGCATCGGGACGGCTGCGAAAAAGCGGACGTGGGTTATTAGATAATAAATAA
- the yajC gene encoding preprotein translocase subunit YajC — protein MYALFLQAPAGSSTSMIYNVLLWVGIIGVFYFFMIRPQQKKQKDQKSFVDNLKKGDSVVTIGGLHGRIVSVDGTTVTLEVDRGVKMVFEKTSISREATGKPTESAEK, from the coding sequence ATGTACGCTCTTTTCTTACAGGCTCCCGCCGGTTCATCCACCTCCATGATCTACAATGTTCTTTTGTGGGTGGGTATCATCGGCGTTTTCTATTTTTTCATGATCCGTCCGCAGCAGAAAAAGCAGAAGGATCAGAAAAGCTTCGTCGATAATCTTAAAAAAGGCGATAGCGTCGTCACCATCGGCGGACTCCACGGCCGGATTGTTTCCGTTGACGGAACGACCGTAACGCTCGAAGTAGACCGGGGTGTGAAGATGGTGTTTGAAAAAACGTCGATCTCGCGCGAAGCCACAGGAAAACCAACCGAATCGGCCGAGAAATAG
- a CDS encoding AAA family ATPase, producing MDPRVWFKSISLENVRSFGTKQTINFTDKDGNATRWNIILGDNGTGKTTVLKGLCLLEKEVYVSPHWFKREWKDGRVSIIKSDGKSIYGLSFSLRINTRRDGLYTSQESVIQIVESGEFSQARPVLFAYGAARRIGTSGLTEETYNGVKSLFQEDASLVNAEELLVQADYASLKATEGSESNYRQIITLLKRLLREEVTDMRIVANAISRFGPPKVYFRTNYGEVLLHELSLGYKTLIAWMVDFAKGLFDRYPESNDPLSEPAVCLVDEIDLHLHPKFQRTIVKFLTETFPNTQFIVTAHSPLIVVAAEERPLDANIILLKREGDQTVVVNDPIDVSKWSVDQILNSDLFGHVPARSEPLTELRTERDALLSKQKLTLKQQARLSELDDQIGFVPFGRDEAEVQAETIIQQLANVLRSKQQEP from the coding sequence ATGGATCCCCGCGTCTGGTTTAAAAGTATTTCGCTGGAAAATGTTCGTTCGTTTGGGACGAAGCAGACCATCAATTTTACCGATAAAGACGGTAATGCTACGCGCTGGAACATAATTCTGGGTGATAATGGTACGGGGAAGACAACGGTACTGAAGGGGTTGTGTCTTTTAGAGAAAGAAGTATACGTGAGCCCACACTGGTTCAAAAGAGAATGGAAAGACGGTCGAGTATCAATAATAAAATCAGATGGAAAATCTATATATGGACTCAGTTTTTCACTAAGAATCAATACTCGTCGTGATGGGTTATACACTAGTCAAGAATCAGTAATTCAAATTGTCGAATCTGGTGAATTTTCTCAAGCACGACCAGTTCTTTTCGCGTACGGAGCTGCAAGAAGAATTGGGACAAGCGGACTAACTGAAGAAACTTACAATGGGGTAAAGAGTCTTTTCCAAGAGGATGCTTCATTGGTTAACGCGGAGGAGTTACTAGTCCAGGCAGATTATGCTTCGCTGAAGGCGACTGAAGGCTCCGAGAGCAATTATAGACAAATTATTACCCTACTGAAGCGATTATTGAGAGAAGAGGTGACAGATATGAGAATTGTCGCCAATGCCATATCCAGGTTTGGTCCACCCAAGGTTTATTTCAGGACTAATTATGGAGAAGTTTTACTCCACGAACTTAGCCTCGGCTACAAGACGCTCATTGCCTGGATGGTGGACTTTGCCAAAGGCTTATTCGATCGGTATCCTGAAAGCAACGATCCCCTGAGTGAGCCTGCTGTCTGTCTGGTTGATGAGATCGATCTGCATCTACACCCCAAGTTTCAACGGACTATTGTCAAGTTCCTGACTGAAACGTTTCCCAATACGCAGTTTATTGTAACGGCGCACAGTCCGTTGATTGTTGTAGCCGCCGAGGAGCGCCCGCTGGATGCGAACATCATTTTGCTGAAACGCGAGGGCGATCAAACAGTAGTTGTCAACGACCCGATCGATGTAAGTAAATGGAGCGTTGACCAGATACTGAACAGCGATTTGTTTGGACACGTACCGGCACGTTCAGAGCCGCTAACAGAACTACGTACCGAACGCGATGCGCTGTTGTCAAAACAGAAACTGACGCTAAAGCAACAGGCTCGTTTATCGGAACTGGACGACCAGATTGGGTTTGTCCCCTTTGGCCGGGATGAGGCAGAAGTACAGGCCGAGACCATTATTCAGCAGTTAGCTAACGTCCTACGTAGCAAACAACAGGAGCCATGA
- a CDS encoding amidase: MKRLYVLLAACAGSFLLGAASTSDDKKPITSEMVAVLGQIIDLDFTSAERDSMLDNLNNYRKDYEALRKIDLPNDVAPALLFNPLPEGFKLPTGPSSFKASPASKLTLNRADLPFYTVAQLGEFIRTKQITSLELTQFFLERLKKYSPKLFCTVTITEQLALDQARRADAELKQGKYRGTLHGIPYGAKDLLAKSGYKTTWGAMPYKDQTIDMDATVIKKLEDAGAVLCGKMTLGALAMGDVWFGGKSRNPWKPETGSSGSSAGSASSVSAGLLPFAIGTETLGSIVSPSTICGTTGLRPTFGLVSRHGAMALSWSMDKIGPIARSVEDCALVFNAIYGPDGHDLTVQNVPFRYAPLASLKGVRIGYVKKAFDSNYATKDNDSLTLQTLRQLGAELVPFDLPTNVPAGRISFLLGVEAAAAFDELTRSGRDDLLVRQNKNAWPNAFRSARAVPAVEYIQANRARTKLINDMATALKTAKIDVYISPTYAGGNLTLTNLTGHPCVVLPNGFNKQQTPSSITFMGQLYEEGKLLAVAKVYQDATDWHKKHPTLQ, encoded by the coding sequence ATGAAACGACTTTACGTGTTATTGGCTGCCTGTGCGGGTAGCTTCCTGCTTGGCGCGGCCAGTACCTCCGACGACAAAAAACCAATTACCAGCGAGATGGTGGCCGTGCTTGGTCAGATCATCGACCTGGACTTTACCTCCGCCGAGCGTGATTCCATGCTCGACAATCTCAATAATTACCGGAAAGATTACGAAGCACTCCGTAAAATCGATCTGCCGAACGACGTAGCGCCTGCCCTTCTGTTCAACCCCTTGCCCGAGGGGTTCAAGCTCCCTACAGGGCCATCGTCCTTCAAAGCATCACCGGCCAGCAAACTGACGCTGAATCGCGCCGATCTTCCCTTTTATACCGTCGCTCAGCTGGGCGAATTCATCCGGACGAAGCAGATTACGTCGCTGGAGCTGACGCAGTTCTTCCTGGAACGCCTTAAAAAATACAGTCCAAAACTTTTCTGCACCGTTACCATTACCGAGCAACTGGCGCTGGATCAGGCCAGACGCGCCGACGCTGAGTTGAAACAGGGAAAATACCGGGGTACGCTGCACGGCATTCCGTACGGGGCCAAGGATTTACTGGCGAAGTCGGGCTACAAGACGACCTGGGGTGCTATGCCCTACAAAGATCAGACGATCGACATGGATGCTACGGTCATCAAAAAACTGGAAGACGCCGGGGCTGTCTTGTGCGGCAAAATGACGCTGGGTGCGCTGGCAATGGGCGATGTCTGGTTCGGTGGCAAGTCCCGCAACCCCTGGAAACCGGAAACCGGCTCCAGCGGCTCGTCGGCAGGTTCGGCTTCGAGCGTATCGGCCGGGCTGCTTCCCTTCGCTATCGGTACCGAAACACTGGGCTCGATCGTATCGCCCTCGACTATCTGCGGTACGACGGGTCTACGTCCTACCTTTGGCCTCGTTAGTCGCCACGGAGCAATGGCTCTGAGCTGGAGCATGGATAAAATCGGGCCCATCGCCCGGTCGGTGGAAGACTGTGCGCTGGTATTCAATGCTATATACGGGCCCGACGGTCACGACCTGACCGTGCAGAACGTGCCATTCCGGTACGCTCCGCTGGCAAGCCTGAAAGGCGTCCGGATTGGTTACGTTAAGAAAGCGTTTGATAGCAACTACGCCACTAAAGACAACGACTCGCTGACATTACAGACGTTACGTCAACTCGGGGCTGAACTCGTTCCGTTTGATCTGCCTACGAACGTACCAGCCGGTCGCATTTCGTTTTTGCTGGGCGTTGAAGCGGCTGCCGCTTTCGACGAGCTTACCCGTTCTGGCCGCGACGATCTGCTGGTTCGACAGAACAAAAACGCCTGGCCAAACGCATTCCGGTCGGCGCGGGCGGTACCGGCGGTGGAGTACATTCAGGCAAACCGGGCACGTACCAAACTCATCAACGATATGGCCACGGCCCTCAAAACGGCGAAAATTGATGTGTATATCTCACCGACCTACGCCGGTGGTAACCTGACGCTGACGAACCTGACCGGTCATCCCTGTGTAGTACTGCCCAACGGCTTCAACAAGCAGCAGACGCCCAGTAGCATTACGTTTATGGGGCAGCTCTACGAAGAAGGCAAACTGCTGGCCGTTGCCAAGGTGTATCAGGACGCCACCGACTGGCACAAAAAGCACCCTACGCTGCAATAA
- a CDS encoding cation:proton antiporter has protein sequence MDIFTLITILIVIAAVFAYLNTRFLKLPDSIGVMVLSVVLSVVMLSLDTIDAPFFSVVRNSVAQIDFNRVIFDVLLSFLLFAGAFHTDAAKLRVERKSVILFAFVGVLISTFLVGTGLYYAVAWLGHSLSYPACLLFGALISPTDPIAVLGILTKFKLPESVKLNIVGESLFNDGVGVVIFSSIYRIILEGSDSVSAGEIAWLFVEEAGGGILLGLLLGYGMYLLLRSINHYQTEVIVTVAGVMGGYLLAQQIHVSGPLAMVVAGLLVGDQARQDAMSHTTEEYVDKFWELIDVILNSLLFVLIGIELIVIEFDLSQWPIYLLVIGIVLVSRYLAITIPFTMAKRWLDLDNKAPILLTWGGLRGGLSIAMALSVSNDVPHKDFIVTITYAVVLFSVIVQGLTMERLIKRLYPGT, from the coding sequence ATGGATATATTTACACTAATTACTATTCTCATTGTTATCGCGGCCGTATTTGCTTACCTGAATACCCGCTTTCTAAAGCTTCCAGACTCTATTGGAGTCATGGTACTGTCGGTTGTGCTTTCTGTGGTCATGCTCAGTCTTGATACTATTGACGCACCTTTTTTCTCTGTTGTCCGCAATAGTGTAGCTCAAATTGATTTTAACCGCGTAATTTTTGATGTTCTACTGAGCTTCCTGCTGTTTGCCGGTGCTTTTCATACCGACGCGGCAAAACTACGGGTCGAACGGAAATCCGTGATCTTGTTTGCCTTTGTAGGCGTTCTGATCAGCACTTTTTTGGTTGGAACAGGTCTCTATTATGCCGTCGCCTGGCTGGGCCACAGCCTTTCCTATCCAGCCTGCCTGCTGTTTGGTGCCCTGATTTCGCCCACCGACCCCATTGCCGTTCTGGGCATTCTGACCAAGTTCAAACTGCCGGAAAGCGTTAAACTGAATATTGTTGGCGAGTCGCTATTCAACGATGGCGTGGGCGTGGTTATTTTCTCCTCTATTTATCGCATCATTCTGGAAGGTAGTGATAGTGTCAGCGCGGGCGAAATTGCCTGGCTTTTTGTGGAAGAAGCGGGGGGCGGAATTCTACTTGGATTGTTGCTGGGCTACGGCATGTACCTGCTACTACGGTCTATCAATCACTATCAGACCGAAGTTATCGTAACGGTAGCAGGGGTAATGGGCGGCTATCTGCTGGCCCAGCAAATTCACGTATCCGGTCCACTGGCGATGGTGGTGGCCGGTCTGTTAGTGGGCGACCAGGCTCGTCAGGACGCCATGAGCCATACTACAGAAGAATACGTGGATAAATTCTGGGAACTGATTGACGTGATTCTGAACTCACTGCTATTCGTTCTGATTGGTATAGAGTTGATCGTTATCGAATTTGATCTGTCGCAGTGGCCTATCTATTTGCTGGTCATCGGTATCGTGTTAGTATCGCGTTATCTGGCCATTACGATTCCTTTCACAATGGCAAAACGATGGCTCGATCTGGACAACAAGGCACCTATTCTACTCACCTGGGGCGGCTTACGAGGGGGCCTCTCAATCGCGATGGCTCTGTCCGTCAGTAATGACGTACCGCATAAGGATTTTATCGTGACAATCACCTACGCCGTCGTTCTGTTCTCGGTTATCGTTCAGGGTCTAACGATGGAGCGTTTGATCAAACGACTCTATCCAGGCACATAG
- a CDS encoding YtxH domain-containing protein: MSRTGRDLFFLLAGASAGAAFGLLYAPDKGKITRDRMSFRLSKYREQIERMITDLVDSSEIPENLSKNEGQRVVNDAREKAERLLEDVDRLMAQIKQQNA, from the coding sequence ATGAGCAGAACTGGCCGCGACTTATTCTTTCTACTAGCCGGAGCCTCCGCTGGGGCTGCTTTCGGCCTGCTGTACGCACCTGACAAGGGAAAAATCACCCGCGACCGTATGTCATTCCGGCTCTCGAAATACCGGGAGCAGATTGAACGGATGATTACCGATCTGGTCGATTCTTCGGAAATACCCGAAAATCTATCGAAAAACGAAGGCCAGCGCGTTGTGAACGACGCCCGCGAGAAAGCCGAACGGCTGCTTGAGGACGTAGACCGTCTGATGGCGCAGATCAAACAGCAGAACGCGTAA
- a CDS encoding DUF1573 domain-containing protein codes for MRATHWLLVVALAGLSAGQMSCDNRKQGESAQASASEKMPQLTFAEKGIYDFGELTEGDTVEHSFEFTNTGEFPLIINNITASCGCTTPEWPREPVAPGAKGSIRVRFNSRGKQGEQNKTVTVFANTDPSMTDLQFKAMVNLKTDSTKTS; via the coding sequence ATGCGGGCTACTCACTGGCTCCTTGTAGTGGCTCTCGCTGGCTTGAGCGCCGGACAAATGAGCTGCGACAACCGAAAACAGGGCGAATCGGCGCAGGCAAGCGCATCGGAAAAGATGCCCCAGCTAACGTTTGCCGAAAAAGGCATCTATGACTTCGGCGAACTGACCGAAGGCGATACGGTTGAGCATAGCTTTGAATTCACCAACACAGGCGAATTTCCACTCATTATCAACAACATTACCGCTTCCTGCGGCTGCACAACGCCCGAATGGCCCCGCGAACCGGTAGCACCGGGCGCTAAAGGTTCGATTCGCGTTCGGTTTAACAGCCGGGGCAAACAGGGCGAGCAGAACAAAACGGTTACGGTCTTCGCTAATACCGACCCGTCCATGACTGATCTGCAGTTCAAGGCGATGGTCAACCTAAAAACCGACTCTACCAAAACATCATAA
- a CDS encoding ABC transporter ATP-binding protein codes for MKALSYLNKYLLKYKWYLIWGTVFTAISNLFGIFPAQLVRYALDLVRETLDVYYLYDQSPVQSKLYDVFAFSLLLFGVMTLALALLKGFFLFLVRQTLIVMSRHIEYDLKNEIYDHYQTLPLSFYRQHSTGDLMARISEDVSKVRMYVGPSIMYGLNLIVLFTLVISYMVGINARLSLYVLLPLPILSVAIYFVNSIIIRRSEEIQRSLSRLSTFVQESFSGIRVLKAFVQESNSAAKFEIESNEYRNKSLGLTRVDSLFFPIVAILVGLSNILVVYIGGQEIMAGRLTAGNITEFILYVNMLTWPVMALGWTTSQTQRAAASQQRINEFLNIKTNIVSYKNLERPINGEILFENVRFVYPDSGIVAIKNFSMHVRAGETVAILGTTGSGKTTLANLLTRMYDASSGEIRIDNVLIQEYNLTSVREQMGYVPQDVFLFSDTISNNVRFGKPDLSQERVEQAIRDADLYQNVLGFAEQFDTRVGERGVTLSGGQKQRLSIARAIVRDPRILILDDCLSAVDTNTENIILNNLRRIMENRTSVVISHRVSSAKLADHIIMLDEGEIVEQGTHEDLIARNGAYRELYEKQLQTEEV; via the coding sequence GTGAAAGCACTTTCCTACCTCAATAAATACCTCCTCAAATACAAATGGTACCTGATCTGGGGAACGGTATTTACCGCTATATCCAACTTGTTCGGCATTTTTCCAGCGCAGCTTGTTCGTTACGCGCTGGATCTGGTGCGCGAAACGCTGGATGTCTATTACCTCTACGATCAATCGCCCGTTCAGTCGAAGCTGTACGATGTCTTTGCGTTCAGCCTGCTGCTGTTCGGCGTCATGACGCTGGCACTGGCGTTGCTGAAAGGGTTCTTCCTGTTTTTGGTTCGGCAGACGCTTATCGTGATGTCGCGCCACATTGAGTACGATCTCAAAAACGAAATCTACGACCACTACCAGACCCTGCCGCTTAGCTTTTATCGCCAGCACAGCACGGGTGATTTGATGGCGCGGATTTCGGAGGATGTGAGTAAGGTGCGGATGTACGTTGGTCCCAGTATCATGTATGGCCTGAACCTGATCGTGCTGTTCACGCTGGTGATTTCATACATGGTGGGTATCAACGCCCGGCTGTCGCTCTACGTGCTGCTGCCCCTGCCCATTTTGTCTGTAGCCATCTACTTCGTCAACAGCATCATCATCCGGCGGTCGGAGGAGATTCAGCGGAGTCTGTCGCGGCTGTCTACGTTCGTGCAGGAGTCGTTCTCGGGAATCCGGGTGCTGAAAGCGTTTGTACAGGAATCGAATTCGGCGGCAAAGTTCGAGATCGAGAGCAACGAGTACCGGAATAAATCGCTGGGTCTGACCCGCGTCGATTCCTTGTTTTTTCCCATCGTCGCCATCCTGGTTGGCTTGAGCAATATTCTGGTCGTTTACATCGGCGGCCAGGAAATCATGGCCGGTCGGCTGACGGCGGGGAATATTACGGAATTCATTCTCTACGTCAACATGCTGACCTGGCCCGTTATGGCGCTAGGCTGGACAACGAGCCAAACGCAGCGCGCGGCCGCGTCGCAGCAACGGATCAACGAGTTTCTGAACATCAAAACCAATATCGTTTCGTACAAGAATCTGGAGCGGCCGATTAACGGCGAGATCCTGTTTGAGAACGTTCGGTTTGTGTATCCTGATTCGGGGATTGTCGCCATCAAGAACTTTTCAATGCACGTCCGGGCGGGCGAAACGGTTGCGATTCTGGGCACAACTGGTTCCGGTAAAACAACGCTGGCCAACCTGCTGACGCGCATGTACGATGCCTCGTCAGGTGAGATACGGATTGATAACGTACTGATCCAGGAGTATAATCTGACCTCAGTGCGGGAACAGATGGGCTACGTACCACAGGATGTCTTTCTGTTCTCCGATACCATCAGCAACAACGTGCGCTTTGGTAAACCCGATCTGTCACAGGAGCGGGTAGAGCAGGCCATTCGCGACGCCGATCTGTACCAGAACGTACTGGGTTTCGCCGAGCAGTTCGATACGCGCGTTGGCGAACGGGGCGTTACGTTGTCGGGGGGGCAAAAGCAGCGCCTGAGTATTGCCCGGGCCATTGTGCGCGACCCCCGGATTCTGATTCTGGACGACTGTCTGTCGGCGGTGGACACCAACACGGAAAACATCATCCTGAACAACCTCCGGCGCATTATGGAAAACCGGACTTCGGTCGTGATCTCGCACCGGGTTTCCTCGGCCAAACTCGCCGACCACATCATCATGCTCGACGAAGGTGAAATTGTTGAACAGGGCACGCACGAGGACCTCATTGCTCGTAACGGTGCCTACCGCGAACTGTACGAGAAGCAGTTGCAGACGGAGGAAGTGTAG
- a CDS encoding TIGR00341 family protein produces the protein MIVNEPKQHKSQRTDMVAQIGSQLRERFSLEEDKENEENIIQSISRGIEFRGANLWTLIFAIFIASIGLNVNSTAVIIGAMLISPLMGPIMGIGLGIGINDLLMIQRALKNLSIAAGISLLTSTIYFLISPLHIAQSELLARTSPTVWDAFIAFVGGLAGIVAGTRRDKVTNVIPGVAIATALMPPLCTAGYGLATLNLYYFASAFYLFLINGVCISLATFLIVRFLGFHLKEYPSPEIERHVRNTIWIAVFVVLIPSTYLGYQIVRKTIFEQEAKRFVTNEGNFEYRQVIGYKAYYNRRQSTLELTVVGEPLPTDSVNSLRARMPAYGLDDVSLVIKQGSFKDTEVDVNAITNTVTDQVIKYSQSSIARKDQIIDSLNRVIATDKNTRVPVMDLRNELKTLMPDVQTFTAANSLVMNARSNTPDTVMLVYAKFSRRHTTAERRRIERWLQQRTKSRKIKLIIE, from the coding sequence ATGATTGTTAATGAACCCAAGCAGCATAAGTCGCAGCGCACGGACATGGTCGCTCAAATTGGGAGCCAACTGCGGGAGCGATTTAGTCTGGAAGAGGACAAAGAAAACGAAGAAAACATCATTCAGTCCATCAGCCGGGGGATAGAATTCAGGGGGGCCAATCTGTGGACCCTCATTTTTGCCATCTTTATCGCGTCCATCGGTCTGAATGTCAACTCAACGGCGGTCATTATCGGAGCCATGCTCATCTCGCCCCTGATGGGGCCTATTATGGGTATTGGTCTCGGTATCGGTATCAATGACCTGCTGATGATTCAGCGGGCGCTCAAGAACCTCAGCATTGCCGCCGGGATCAGCCTGCTGACGTCGACAATCTATTTTCTGATCAGTCCGCTGCACATCGCCCAGTCGGAACTGCTGGCCCGGACGTCGCCCACGGTCTGGGACGCCTTTATTGCGTTTGTGGGTGGGCTGGCTGGTATTGTGGCTGGAACGCGTCGGGATAAAGTGACCAACGTAATTCCCGGTGTGGCCATTGCTACGGCGCTGATGCCGCCCCTATGTACAGCAGGGTACGGTCTGGCTACATTGAACCTGTATTATTTTGCCAGCGCGTTCTACCTGTTTCTGATCAACGGCGTTTGTATTAGCCTGGCTACGTTCCTAATCGTGCGTTTTCTGGGGTTTCATCTGAAAGAATATCCATCGCCCGAGATCGAACGACACGTTCGGAATACCATCTGGATTGCGGTCTTTGTCGTCCTGATTCCCAGTACGTATCTGGGGTATCAGATTGTCCGGAAAACGATCTTTGAGCAGGAAGCCAAGCGGTTTGTAACCAACGAAGGGAATTTTGAGTACCGGCAAGTCATTGGCTATAAAGCGTACTACAATCGGCGGCAAAGTACGCTGGAACTGACCGTAGTGGGTGAGCCGCTCCCCACCGACTCGGTCAATAGTCTCCGGGCCCGAATGCCCGCATACGGATTAGATGATGTCAGCCTGGTTATTAAGCAGGGAAGTTTCAAGGATACGGAGGTAGACGTAAATGCAATTACCAACACCGTTACCGATCAGGTAATTAAGTACAGTCAGTCGTCGATTGCCCGGAAAGATCAGATTATTGATTCGCTGAACCGCGTTATTGCCACCGATAAAAATACCCGTGTTCCGGTGATGGATCTACGTAACGAGCTTAAAACGCTGATGCCGGACGTGCAGACATTTACGGCGGCCAATTCGCTCGTGATGAACGCGCGGAGCAATACGCCCGATACCGTGATGCTGGTATACGCCAAATTTAGCCGCAGGCACACAACTGCGGAGCGTCGGCGGATCGAGCGCTGGCTGCAACAACGGACGAAAAGCCGGAAAATCAAACTGATCATCGAGTAG
- the coaE gene encoding dephospho-CoA kinase (Dephospho-CoA kinase (CoaE) performs the final step in coenzyme A biosynthesis.) — MKTPLQIGVTGGIGSGKSVVCQVFHILGAPIYVADERAKWLTEHDPILKADIERVLGRDAYDVAGHYNRGWVAAQVFANPDLLSQLNSVIHPRVQADTAQWVRQNAGNPYVVKEAAIMKAAGPASGLDKVIVVQAPLAVRIARTRQRDSHRSEAEIRNIIQRQISDEERLRLADYVIDNDESRLLLPQVLTLHDLFSGLSQ; from the coding sequence ATGAAGACTCCGCTTCAGATTGGTGTAACCGGGGGAATTGGGTCCGGCAAGAGCGTTGTCTGCCAGGTGTTTCACATACTCGGCGCACCGATCTACGTGGCCGACGAGCGCGCGAAGTGGCTCACCGAACATGATCCTATTCTCAAAGCCGACATTGAACGGGTACTGGGCCGGGACGCCTATGATGTGGCCGGTCATTACAACCGCGGCTGGGTAGCGGCTCAGGTTTTCGCGAACCCGGACTTGCTCAGCCAGTTAAATAGTGTCATTCACCCCCGCGTTCAAGCCGACACAGCGCAGTGGGTGCGGCAGAATGCTGGTAATCCTTACGTTGTAAAGGAAGCGGCCATAATGAAAGCCGCGGGGCCTGCCAGCGGGTTGGATAAAGTTATTGTTGTACAGGCTCCACTAGCCGTTCGCATTGCCCGCACCCGTCAGCGTGATTCTCATCGTTCAGAAGCCGAAATAAGAAACATCATCCAGCGGCAGATCAGCGATGAGGAGCGGCTCAGGCTGGCCGATTACGTCATCGACAATGACGAAAGCCGTCTGTTGCTACCCCAGGTGTTAACGCTGCACGACCTTTTTTCCGGGCTGTCTCAGTAA
- a CDS encoding PIN domain-containing protein has protein sequence MTFVIDANILMSALISGKAFYRTIFNALDVVTPDFALIEIDKYRETILSKAKLKGEDMQRFTLALFEGITVLPNYILSTESIAKASRLIINVDPKDIPYLALAIQTNAVLITRDRPIYTAARQEGFRNIILFDDFLRQYL, from the coding sequence ATGACTTTCGTTATTGATGCGAACATCCTGATGAGTGCGTTGATCAGTGGAAAAGCCTTTTATCGAACTATTTTTAACGCATTGGATGTAGTCACGCCAGATTTTGCATTGATTGAAATCGATAAATATCGAGAGACTATTCTCTCCAAAGCAAAACTAAAAGGTGAAGACATGCAACGTTTTACACTCGCTCTTTTTGAGGGTATTACGGTCTTACCCAATTATATCTTATCAACAGAGTCGATAGCCAAGGCCAGTCGTTTGATTATCAATGTAGATCCTAAAGATATTCCATATCTGGCGCTAGCAATACAAACGAACGCCGTTTTAATAACCAGAGACCGACCTATTTACACGGCCGCTCGTCAAGAAGGCTTTCGTAATATCATCCTCTTTGACGACTTTCTCCGGCAATATCTGTAA